The Rhizobium sp. WSM4643 genome includes the window TAGCTGTCGGCGGAGAAAGCCGGGTTGTTAAAAAACGGACCGTCCTGCGAACGGATGAAAAGATGTCGTGGTCGCGAAAGAAGAACGAAATGGATGAAAGATCTGGAATCAATGTCACTGCCCTGGTGGCCGCGCCTCAGGTAGAGGTCGTCGCGCCTGGACACTCCTTTGCGCCGCCAGTCTTGGCATCTGCGGGGTCACTCATTGTCCCAGTGTCGGCAATCGTCATAGCCCTTGCAGCCGTCGTTGCGGCCGGGGCAAATTGGGATTGGTGGGTTGCAAGACGTGCGGTGCAGTCCACCGAGGACGCTGCAGTTTACGCGGACATATCCTCAATCAGCGCTCGCGTCAGCGGCACCATCGACTTGGTCTCGATCGATGACTATTCCCATGTCAAGGCTGGAGACCTCCTGTTCTCGATTGATCCCAGGCCGTACGAAGTTGCTCTCCGCGCCTCGAAGGCGAAGCTGGATGCAGCTCAGGCGCAGCTTGGGGAAAACGACACCCAGCGCTCGTTCCAGCTTACCCAGATCGATGTCGCACTTGCACAGCAGGAGGCCGCGAAGGCGGATGAGATCCAGGCGAGCAAGGAACTGGAACGACAGACACGTCTTGGTACCGACGGCAGGGCAAGCTCGATCCAGACCCTCGAAAAGGCCATTGCGGCGCGCGGGCGTGCATTGGCGAGTTCGAAAACGGCGCGAGCCACAGTCGTTGCCCAACAAGTCAAGCTTGGCGTGCTGTCGAAGCAGCGTGAGGTCCTTGAGGCCAATGTCGACACTGCTGCTGCGGATGTCGCCGCGCGTGAGCTTGAGTTGAGCTACGCGAATGTGCGC containing:
- a CDS encoding HlyD family secretion protein yields the protein MKSGFSLEVTRGPKRRNGDGAVNIRSSHLWAVKPERQDGLVAVGGESRVVKKRTVLRTDEKMSWSRKKNEMDERSGINVTALVAAPQVEVVAPGHSFAPPVLASAGSLIVPVSAIVIALAAVVAAGANWDWWVARRAVQSTEDAAVYADISSISARVSGTIDLVSIDDYSHVKAGDLLFSIDPRPYEVALRASKAKLDAAQAQLGENDTQRSFQLTQIDVALAQQEAAKADEIQASKELERQTRLGTDGRASSIQTLEKAIAARGRALASSKTARATVVAQQVKLGVLSKQREVLEANVDTAAADVAARELELSYANVRAPVDGVVAKRNAQRGNYVSAGTSLISIVPLPQVYILANYKENQLRMVREGQAVDISVDLLPEAKLHGTVSRISPASGSTFALLPSDNATGNFTKVAQRLTVRIELDPNQPKFDRLRPGMSVITHISTKADHHV